Proteins encoded in a region of the Pseudomonas syringae KCTC 12500 genome:
- a CDS encoding DUF2126 domain-containing protein, with the protein MSIHIALHHVTHYRYDRAVELGPQIVRLRPAAHSRTRVLSYSLKVLPENHFINWQQDPQGNYLARLVFPEKTDEFRVEVDLVAEMAVFNPFDFFLEPYAENIPFTYASEEQRELAPYLEKLPLTPRFQAYLDSISREPIPAIDFLVGLNQRLSQDVAYLIRMEPGVQTPEFTLQNASGSCRDSAWLLVQLLRHLGMAARFVSGYLIQLKADVEALDGPSGTDVDFTDLHAWCEVYLPGAGWVGLDATSGLFAGEGHIPLACSPEPSSAAPISGLVEPCETDFSHEMSVERIWEAPRVTKPYTEAQWQDIQALGRQIDADLLRDDVRLTMGGEPTFVSIDDRDGAEWNTAALGPRKRELSAELFQRMRGHYAPLGIVHFGQGKWYPGEQLPRWSLNCFWRKDGQPVWRNNTLIADETRDYGATGELAGRFLASVAERLKLPARFVFPAYEDNFYYLWREGALPVNVTAEDSQLGDELERARLRKVFAQGLDKMIGQVLPLARNANGDSWQSGRWYLRDEHCRLVPGDSALGYRLPLASQPWVKAAEYPFIHPTDHNQDFPELADSDSLASALKSTDTDAERAPKIDESADWLTRTALCAEAREGRLYLFMPPLQKLEEYLELVAVIEAAAEELQCPVLLEGYEPPSDPRLCNFRITPDPGVIEVNVQPSASWDELVERTEFLYEQARLTRLTTEKFMIDGRHTGTGGGNHFVLGGATPADSPFLRRPDLLRSLISYWHNHPSLSYLFSGLFIGPTSQAPRIDEARNDSLYEMEIAFAQMPAPGEEVAPWVVDRLLRNLLIDVTGNTHRAEFCIDKLYSPDGATGRLGLLELRAFEMPPHARMSLAQQLLLRALVARFWREPYAPAKLARWGTQLHDRFMLPHFIEQDFADVVADLNAAGYPVQADWFSAHLEFRFPKVGDYAVNGIELELRQALEPWHVLGEEGSAGGAVRYVDSSLERLQVHVSGLPPQRYVLTCNGVAVPLQPTGRAGEFVAGVRYRAWQPANCLQPTIGVHAPLVFDLLDTWMHRSLGGCEYHVAHPGGRNYETLPVNANEAESRRLSRFFRIGHTPGKLDVPSLNINDELPMTLDMRLH; encoded by the coding sequence GTGTCGATTCATATTGCCTTGCACCATGTCACGCACTATCGCTACGACCGCGCGGTCGAACTGGGTCCTCAGATCGTTCGCCTGCGCCCGGCCGCGCACAGCCGCACACGCGTGCTGTCGTATTCGCTGAAAGTCCTGCCTGAAAACCATTTCATCAACTGGCAGCAGGACCCTCAAGGCAATTACCTGGCGCGCCTGGTCTTCCCGGAAAAGACCGATGAATTCCGCGTCGAAGTCGATCTGGTCGCCGAGATGGCGGTGTTCAATCCGTTCGACTTCTTCCTCGAGCCCTACGCCGAGAACATCCCGTTCACCTATGCCAGCGAAGAGCAGCGCGAGCTGGCGCCGTACCTCGAAAAACTGCCGCTGACCCCGAGGTTTCAGGCGTATCTGGACAGCATCAGTCGCGAGCCGATTCCGGCCATCGACTTTCTGGTCGGCCTCAACCAGCGCCTGAGTCAGGACGTCGCTTACCTGATCCGCATGGAACCGGGCGTTCAGACCCCGGAATTCACCCTGCAAAACGCATCGGGCTCGTGCCGTGACTCCGCGTGGCTGCTGGTGCAGCTGTTGCGTCATCTGGGCATGGCGGCGCGGTTCGTGTCGGGCTACCTCATCCAGCTCAAGGCCGATGTCGAGGCGCTCGACGGGCCGTCGGGTACGGATGTCGACTTCACCGACCTGCACGCCTGGTGCGAGGTCTATCTGCCGGGCGCGGGCTGGGTCGGGCTGGATGCCACTTCCGGTCTGTTCGCTGGCGAAGGACACATTCCTCTGGCGTGCAGCCCCGAGCCTTCCTCGGCAGCGCCGATCAGTGGACTGGTCGAGCCGTGCGAAACCGATTTCAGCCACGAAATGTCGGTCGAGCGCATCTGGGAGGCGCCGCGCGTCACCAAGCCTTACACCGAAGCGCAATGGCAGGACATACAGGCCCTGGGCCGACAGATCGACGCCGATCTGCTGCGCGACGATGTGCGGTTGACCATGGGCGGCGAGCCGACCTTCGTGTCCATCGACGACCGCGATGGTGCCGAATGGAACACCGCCGCGCTGGGGCCGCGCAAGCGTGAGCTGTCCGCCGAGCTGTTTCAGCGCATGCGCGGGCATTACGCGCCGCTGGGCATCGTGCATTTCGGGCAAGGCAAATGGTATCCGGGTGAGCAGTTGCCGCGCTGGTCGCTGAACTGCTTCTGGCGCAAGGACGGCCAGCCGGTGTGGCGCAATAACACGCTGATCGCCGATGAGACTCGTGACTACGGCGCGACCGGCGAACTGGCGGGGCGTTTTCTGGCCAGTGTTGCCGAGCGCCTGAAGCTGCCGGCGCGCTTCGTTTTCCCGGCTTACGAAGACAATTTCTACTACTTATGGCGCGAAGGCGCGTTGCCGGTCAACGTCACGGCCGAAGATTCGCAACTTGGCGATGAGCTGGAGCGTGCACGCCTGCGCAAGGTCTTTGCCCAGGGGCTGGACAAGATGATCGGTCAGGTCCTGCCGCTGGCTCGCAACGCGAACGGTGACAGCTGGCAGAGTGGCCGCTGGTACCTGCGTGACGAGCATTGCCGTCTGGTGCCAGGGGATTCTGCGCTGGGCTATCGATTGCCGCTGGCGTCGCAGCCTTGGGTCAAGGCGGCGGAATACCCGTTCATTCACCCGACCGACCATAACCAGGACTTCCCCGAACTGGCCGACAGCGACTCGTTGGCCTCGGCGCTCAAGTCCACAGACACGGACGCCGAGCGCGCGCCGAAGATCGATGAATCGGCCGACTGGCTGACCCGCACGGCGTTGTGCGCCGAGGCGCGGGAAGGGCGGCTGTACCTGTTCATGCCGCCGCTGCAAAAGCTTGAGGAATACCTTGAGCTGGTGGCTGTGATCGAAGCGGCTGCAGAAGAACTGCAGTGTCCGGTCCTGCTGGAAGGCTACGAGCCGCCAAGCGATCCGCGGCTGTGCAATTTCCGGATCACCCCGGACCCTGGTGTGATCGAGGTCAACGTGCAGCCTTCGGCGAGCTGGGACGAACTGGTCGAGCGTACCGAGTTTCTCTATGAACAGGCACGCCTCACGCGTCTGACCACCGAGAAGTTCATGATCGATGGCCGTCACACCGGCACCGGCGGGGGCAACCATTTCGTCCTGGGCGGCGCGACGCCGGCGGACTCGCCATTTCTGCGGCGTCCGGACCTGCTGCGCAGCCTGATCAGCTACTGGCACAACCATCCTTCGCTGTCGTACCTGTTTTCCGGCCTGTTCATCGGCCCGACGTCCCAGGCTCCGCGCATCGACGAGGCGCGCAACGACTCGCTCTACGAGATGGAAATCGCTTTTGCGCAGATGCCGGCGCCAGGCGAGGAGGTTGCGCCGTGGGTGGTGGACCGTCTGCTGCGTAACCTGCTGATCGACGTCACCGGCAATACCCACCGGGCCGAGTTCTGCATCGACAAGCTTTACTCGCCCGATGGTGCAACCGGACGGCTGGGGCTGCTGGAGCTGCGTGCGTTCGAGATGCCGCCGCATGCACGCATGAGCCTGGCGCAGCAGTTGTTGCTGCGCGCGCTGGTGGCGCGCTTCTGGCGTGAACCCTATGCACCCGCCAAGCTGGCGCGCTGGGGCACGCAACTGCATGACCGCTTCATGCTGCCGCACTTCATCGAGCAGGATTTTGCCGATGTGGTCGCCGACCTCAACGCGGCAGGCTACCCGGTGCAGGCCGACTGGTTCTCTGCGCACCTGGAATTCCGCTTTCCGAAAGTGGGCGATTACGCCGTCAACGGTATCGAACTGGAACTGCGTCAGGCGCTTGAGCCTTGGCATGTCCTGGGTGAAGAGGGCTCGGCCGGTGGCGCGGTACGCTACGTCGATTCCTCGCTTGAGCGTCTGCAAGTGCATGTCAGCGGGTTGCCGCCGCAGCGCTACGTGCTGACCTGTAACGGCGTGGCAGTGCCTTTGCAGCCGACCGGGCGGGCCGGTGAGTTCGTTGCCGGAGTGCGTTATCGCGCATGGCAGCCGGCCAACTGCCTGCAACCGACCATCGGCGTGCATGCGCCGCTGGTTTTCGATCTGCTCGACACCTGGATGCATCGCTCGCTGGGCGGCTGCGAGTATCATGTCGCCCATCCGGGCGGCCGTAACTACGAAACCTTGCCGGTCAACGCCAACGAAGCGGAAAGCCGTCGCCTGTCACGTTTCTTCCGCATCGGCCATACCCCCGGCAAACTGGACGTTCCGTCGCTCAACATTAACGATGAGCTGCCGATGACGCTGGATATGCGTCTGCATTAA